AACGCGAGCAAGGCGTAAAGAACGTGTTCGGAGATGGCGAGGTTGGATCGCGTGAGGCGGAGGCCCGGCGAAGCGATGATGCGACGGAAGAGTTTGGAGACGAGTGATATCTCCGGGTGGTTACATCTCGGGACTCTTGCGATGATGTGCTCGATGAGAACGTCGGGTAATGATTCCAAAGAAGTCACTTCTCCGGGTTGTTCTTGCGGTTTCTTGTTTGGAACTCCGCCGTGATCGCCGTCGGGAATGTCAGAGATCACAGCCATCGTCTCCGTGCGAGGTCGGAGAATCAGTTAGCTGCGAATGAACGGTAAGCGAGACTAACTAGATCTTTTTGAAAGACTCGTGCGTGTGTGTGTTGTTACTTGATTATCTCTGTTATTcataaaccttttcttttgtgacacgcaaaaactatttttttaaatcatttttttgtaaaaagattGTTCATCATTTTTTAGCAACACACTTTTTGCTCTGGCTCTCTAATTGGtaaatttaagcaaaaaaaaaaaatattattttaaaaatttattggttAATATTATaaagggagaattgccaagtgtgactcaaaacttggagtcaaacccaaaacaataccccaacttgggtcaaaggcaaaagtaacctaaaaggctattgaaattacaactatccccttgtgaccaaacaaaaaaacggaattctttttacgtttctacccctcgcaagtcgtctgtttagacgacttgaaaataagtcgtccagacgacttaacttaaagtcgtctggacagttagtcttaaacataatttaaaaattttgtaaaaaatattttgataagtgaaaaatgggaattatgtaattaacatatgtcttaggaggtataaattaagatataacaaatttcaattgttttcagcatagatgagtgaaagtagtgagtcatgatattcttaagtttatgtttcatcaacatatgttgtagtattgtatgtgttcttagggttagattttggaaagcattaaaaccgtttttgaaaatttttaaaattacttatgcgtgttcatttctgtgtatagtaaacactatttaagtataatttgattttataacgtggttagttagttaatctagtcattttagtttaggggttcattttagggtctaggacgacttaatattttgtcgtctgaaaacagacgactaaatattaagtcgtctgttgtacattatcagccagaataagtcgtctaaaccggaccaaaccttaaagtttaccaatgtaattttaaagctaaccggattatttacccaatatataaggtgatttttttttttgtttcatttttcgcgatattcaaaaaccctaacagttctctctcaaaggcgatttcgaacagaaaccctaacagttctctctcaaaggcgatttcgaattcccacgatttccgaacaaaccatcgttctcaacatcggctatctatctcacttcattctcaccgttgtcgccgcagcttcttctaaccctagcgccgccgattcctctaaaccctagcgccgccgcttccactatttcctaacaaaccgtcgccctcgccaccgtggtcaccaacgttctaaacactagcgccgccgcttcttctaaaccctagcgccgccgcttcttctctgtaaaccttagcgccgtttctctgtaaaccctaacgccgctaagtcatcaatctcgaggaaaagatgaacataaaacgttgtctctatcaatttactcattctcaccgtttcacgtttattttttcagatctataaccgcaatgacgagtactccaactccttctgcgactggaagacttgtaagtaatttaagtcgtctggaaagtcttccaactggacgacttagtagatgacttaaatataagtcgtccatttggaagactttccagacgacttaattataagtcgtctactaagtcgtctggacttatattgttgtctttgattattttgcagacaaaaaggatggatattccagaactcccccgtaggttatacacatcaggggaagaaccagaagcccacaatagcatttcgtatcatacggataacagcaagttgcatactgctcttaggaaagctcttactgatgacgaatttgaagagctcaaggagtcgagtttgggagttttcatcaagttcaaggagcagggatttggttgggcttcaaggctggttcactacatgctcagtttcaagctggacattaagaagaagtatgagatgtggtctctcgttggtccagaacctttgaggttttcactgttagagtttgaaaacctcactggtctaaactgcgagtacatcgaggaccttgagacaccaaaatgtgatgttaccccagagatggtttctttctgggggatgctgggagttcatctggaagctgggccaactactgatcagataatagcagcactgcagagatgcggggattggtccagggaagatcgcaagcggctcgcgtacctctccatcttcactggattcattgaagggagaaagttttcaaccgctacacgatctactctggcaaggctagtgatggatttagaacggtttgagaattatccatgggggagagtcgcatttaaggtgctgatggactctttgtggaacaaagaaattgctggctgttacaccgtggatgggtttatacaagttcttcaggtctggacgtacacagctatgccggaattgggtgctagtattggtggtcccagagcagacagtccgtctccaccgatactggcttacgagggcagcagaggccgcagatcaatgaaagctgctatcttgagtcaggtatttacttcaatccaaaagactgcgcagacgacttattataagtcgtctggaaggtcgtccagctggacgacttatcggacgacttaattaagtcgtctggaaagtcttccatctggacgacttattagacgacttattataagtcgtctggaaggtcttccagctggacgacatagtagacgacttataattaagtcgtctatttagtatttttttcaaatatctaactcgattcttctatttactgcagacccgcgtgatcaactttgttgagaaggacattagtgaaatgtggccaaaatgggactctgaggttgaggacctgcccgcggagaacatcattaaagtcatgtatgagcggagaccgtggaagtggaccatggattgctgggaagtcactggtactaaggtcaatacaaaacctaaggttgtgactccatcaaagaaggccaaagagatggttgtgttggaggaggaggaggaggaggaggaagacaatccaagacctcggaagaaagctcgtaaagaggctcctaaagtggctagtgaagaggctagagaagaggctagaggggtgaccagagaggagttggaaattatgttcaagggcgtagctgactgcatgaaaaaagggtttaataagtgcatgagggagtttaggaagttgtccgatagattggaagctgtggagaagaaggttggtgtcaccaatcaggctacccctcaagataaacaacctacccctcttgccaaagaaaccgggggtagaaacaaacaggctacccctcaagataaacaacctacccctcttgccaaagaaaccgggggtagaaacaaacaggctacccctcatgccaatgaaaccgtggttagtaaccagcctcctcctcatcaaaccaaacagcagcctcctcctcctcaaaagaaacagcagcagcctcctcctcctcaaaagaaacagcatcctcctcaaaagaaacagcctcctcctcaaaagaaacagcctcctcaaatcaaagaggttagtatcaaatccagggttaactagttgtccagacgactgtaaaagttgtctggacgactagttgaccctggacgacttaaacgtaagttgtctggacgactagttgaccacggaagacttaattttaagtcgtccaggtccaactagtcgtccagacaacttttgttTGAGTCGTCCagagttaacttgtgtgcaacttttattgcagagatggttgccggaggatacagcaaccgaggcgaactcggtaaataagacctccaaagagattgttgctgtcacttccaccgatcaccaaccgagcctcgcttccaccgatcaacaaccgagcctcgcttccaccgagccaagcgatccagtttcagaaccgagcctggttgtattggacaagcgtgcaaagagtaaaagagcgaagaaacctgctcccactgtgagatctccttatacggcagagaaaaaaaaagataaagtgggagcctataatccatttccgccagtaaacaaagatcggttgaaggaactcgctgattggttgaaaactgatccgtaagtgattgctttacccataatagcttgatttagtcgtccaaaactgattgctttttttgtttgcagtcattatttaactaagaccgaggacaaaccacgtacatcaccaacaaggtggtaccacttcctccggacagccagaggatggctggaagactgcgtaagtcttctgcacacgatttaagtcgtctacaaagtcgtccaagtagactactttccagacgacttattataagtcgtctggaaagtcgtctacttggacgaccacgtagacgacttatatttaagtcgtctggtaacttctaacttgttatatttaatatgcagcatatagatgcttggattaatgtgctaaggcagaggtatcaggagaacccacaagctttcaggagcgagcgaatgtgcttcctggatcacaacttttcccagtcttggagagagcagtatcacctcttcaaaacatcggaacctgatcacaaaggtttaggaagagttctacctggtggggcgtcgtatttttatgacggatcaataccttcattttgccaatcaaacaagaagtggggggaggacattgatgatatctatgcgccagtgaacttggacgacaagcattgggttgctatttggatatcgatccctaagaggcacatagtcgtctgggacagcataccttcatctagtgtaccagacgcatgggatgcgataatggagccttttctccagatggtcccttatctgcttgttgagtgcgcagccaccgacgaaatacgggtcaaatacgggttggagccatacacatatgagagaccgctgaaaggtgtacccacggccaacaatggtgattgtggcgtgtacactgtaaagtacattgaatgtcatgctctcggtgtctcctttgaccctaaagactttgctaggtgcaacgcaaagaaaatgagggataatatggcggtggatatatggaaggagcttgttgatcagcatctaaaagaaaatgtggatggtgataggTTCGTGGGCTTGTATGATTAGattagtgtttgtatttgaacttgtctttgtatttgaatatataagttgaacttgtaaatatataagttgtaaatatataagttgtctgaaagattagtgtttgtatttgaacttgtaaatatataagttgtctggaagaaataagtcgtctggaaggttttccaactggacgacttacaaataagtcgtctagaaggtttggacgacttattataagtcgtctggaaggttttccaactggacgacttacaaataagtcgtctagaaggtttggacgacttgaagggatagtagaaggtagtctaaaaataaaatacacttgaagggatagtagaaggtcgtctaaaaataaaatacactggaagacttagtagaaggtcgtctaaaaataaaatacactggacgacttagtagaaggtcgtctaaaaataaaatacactggacgactaaaaatttagtcgtctggacgggtttCCTtgcattgtggtttcgtatggccagtttccttgcagtttgagcatctccgtgccctgtgtttcttcctgggtttgtgtcctctcatcctagatagctccaaccaagattgccatcttgatttcttcggtctcccccgaccacgctttagttctggaggaaagcattctcgttcctcaatatgttgtgacacgataggatatatattctctgagtatcctgcatacagataattctttgagtacagtggacatacaagtgtggagatatgcaaaccagcatgtattccagcagctatagcatgagagcaaggtattttctccactccatagacaccacaatcacactttgcatgttccaaatcaaccacacagtccattttgccacctttgacaaagaaatgccatccatcaattggttcgaccgtcatcgtacccgctatctcttctcgaacagcaagcaagtattcaacacccccgctatgttcagttgtgagactcaaagcatcttgtctccttttccaataccattttcctaacttctgccttatgaactccagcaggaacgtaatcggaaatcctcttgctcgcttcagtgcggaattaatagattcagcaatgttgcttgtttttatgttgaacctgttccccttacaataaacccttgaccatagcctgacgtcggctttctccaaatacgttgcaagttccgggtttgcactccgtatctcagccatgtaccggtcaaaatcgtaaaccgtgtgagcataagcagcccctttcaccaagtacatgagatgtttccctttaaactttttgacaatgttatcttgaaggtgataataacatattcctcgggttgcccaaggaaacaccttatcacacgcacttttaatggccttgtgccggtcggagactatcaccagaggcttgtcatgagatatacaactagccaattttgtgaaaaaccattcccaagaaggtatatcttcctcatccacgatcccaaaagccaatgggaatatctgaaaattgccatcttgtgcggctgcaactaacatagttcctccatactttccacttaggtgagttccatccaccacaatgacccttctctgatacttaaaacctttgatagaagctccaaaagagagaaatagatacttaaatcttttcatagaatcaagttctatcgccgtgatagaatcaggatttgcaatggagatttgctcgagatatgatgccagacgcgaatacccttcttctgctgatcctctcaccaatctttgtgcatataacagtgctctgtatgaagtggtgtaatcaagcgccatgccaaacatgttcctcattgcatcagtgatatgctgcggagttatcccatcaatgattccaacacgatcaatgaaaagactacctacatacttcggagtacagtgtctccgctgagcgattcggtctcccgctgagcataaatgtttttccacatactttgttacccaaaacgtgtttgtcccatgtttgacactcgctctgaccttccatccacaatagctaaccggacatgttgccacaacgagagttttcgttgatttgtataatttgaaagaaaacttacccctcactgctgccaaccgcagctctgaaagcagagcacccttgctaacaaaactctggttgacatagatactggtaccattcgattttcctccttcaatagcatttgtcttagcatatgtcttttggatttcttcaaaacaaatattatcatcatcttcctcgtcctcatctggaacctttccataaagactgtaatccccaccattctgatccgtttcaccaacaatagaattatcagcatcctcctccccattttcctcctccccatcttcttcccattcaccagcttcatcattatcaccaacatcttcttcccattcaccagcttcatcattatcaccaacatctttttcccattcaccagcttcatcaatatcccttttctctgaaaccgtttcgaccttgctgcggcttgatacacaaagacatactctatgggttttgagtatct
The window above is part of the Brassica napus cultivar Da-Ae chromosome C8, Da-Ae, whole genome shotgun sequence genome. Proteins encoded here:
- the LOC125591243 gene encoding uncharacterized protein LOC125591243, with the protein product MDIPELPRRLYTSGEEPEAHNSISYHTDNSKLHTALRKALTDDEFEELKESSLGVFIKFKEQGFGWASRLVHYMLSFKLDIKKKYEMWSLVGPEPLRFSLLEFENLTGLNCEYIEDLETPKCDVTPEMVSFWGMLGVHLEAGPTTDQIIAALQRCGDWSREDRKRLAYLSIFTGFIEGRKFSTATRSTLARLVMDLERFENYPWGRVAFKVLMDSLWNKEIAGCYTVDGFIQVLQVWTYTAMPELGASIGGPRADSPSPPILAYEGSRGRRSMKAAILSQTRVINFVEKDISEMWPKWDSEVEDLPAENIIKVMYERRPWKWTMDCWEVTGTKVNTKPKVVTPSKKAKEMVVLEEEEEEEEDNPRPRKKARKEAPKVASEEAREEARGATPQDKQPTPLAKETGGRNKQATPQDKQPTPLAKETGGRNKQATPHANETVVSNQPPPHQTKQQPPPPQKKQQQPPPPQKKQHPPQKKQPPPQKKQPPQIKERWLPEDTATEANSVNKTSKEIVAVTSTDHQPSLASTDQQPSLASTEPSDPVSEPSLVVLDKRAKSKRAKKPAPTVRSPYTAEKKKDKVGAYNPFPPVNKDRLKELADWLKTDPHYLTKTEDKPRTSPTRWYHFLRTARGWLEDCHIDAWINVLRQRYQENPQAFRSERMCFLDHNFSQSWREQYHLFKTSEPDHKGLGRVLPGGASYFYDGSIPSFCQSNKKWGEDIDDIYAPVNLDDKHWVAIWISIPKRHIVVWDSIPSSSVPDAWDAIMEPFLQMVPYLLVECAATDEIRVKYGLEPYTYERPLKGVPTANNGDCGVYTVKYIECHALGVSFDPKDFARCNAKKMRDNMAVDIWKELVDQHLKENVDGDRFVGLYD